The window GAGGTGCAGCCGCGCCTCCCCGGCGGTCGGTGCGAGCGTTCCGGCGAGCAGCTCGAGCAGCGTGGACTTGCCGGCGCCGTTGTCGCCGATGATCGCCAGACGATCCGCGGGACCGACGACGAGATCGATCCCGTCGAGCACCCGGTGCGCGGCGAAGCGCACGCCGGCCGCGCGCAGTTCACACACGCGGTGCGGACGGATCGCCGGGACGGTGGAGGGAGAAGGGGAAGGGAGTACAGGGAACATGAGGGGTCCTCGCTGCGGTGCGGACGGCACCGCGGATACGCGTCGGACGACGCAGGGAAACGGACCTCGATCGCGTCACCAGAGGACGCGTTCGCTCAGGACCCACCGCGGAGAAGACGTCTCGACGCAGTGTCCCGATCTAGCGAATCAGAGTACCCACGGAGAGAGACCGTAGCAGCCCCGGGCTCCCGACGCCAGGGTCGGCACGCGATCGCCCCCGCGCGTGGGGGCGCGGGGGCGATGATGGCACGAGCTCAGCGCGGGTCGGCGAAGAAGACCCGGAGGTCGGCGGCGAGCAGATCGGGGCGCTCCAGCGCGGCGAAGTGCCCGCCCTCGTCGAAACGGCTCCAGTGCACGATGTTGTCGTTGTCGCGCTCGGCGAAGACCCGGATGGTCTGGAAGTCGTCCGCGAACACCGCGACCCCGGTCCGCGCGTGGTTGACCTGCGGCTCGGCCTCGGCGCGCGCGTTCTCCAGGTAGCTGCGGCTCATGCCCGAGGCGGCGTTCGCGAACCAGTTCACGCTCACCTCCAGCAGGATGCTCTCCAGCGGCACGAGCGAGGTGCCGTTGCCGAAGGAGGTGAACAGCTCACTGTAGGCGAGGAGCCCGACCGGGGAATCGCTCAGGCCCACCGCGACGGTCTGCGGACGGGAGGCGTTCATCGCGTTGTAGCCGCCCACCGACTGGAACCACTGCATGTGCTCCAATCCCGCGTAGTCCTGCGGCTCGAGCTTCTCGAACTCCGCGGGGTCGCCCGACGGGAACGAGAACAGCTGCAGCACGTGCAGCCCGAGGAAGCCCTCCGGCGCCAGCAGCCCGAGCTCGCGCGCGACCATCGCGCCGTTGTCGGAGCCGTGGATGCCGTAGCTGTCGTAGCCGAGGCCGCGCATGAGCCGGTCGTACGCGGCGGCGACCTTCGCCACCGTCCACCCGGCGGAGGCGAGCGGCTGCGAGAAACCGTAGCCGGGGGCATCCGGGATCACGAGGTGGAACGCCTCCTCCGCGCGACCGCCGTGCGCCTCGGGGTCGGTGAGCCGGTCGATGAGGTCGAGGTAGTCGACGGAGGAACCAGGGTAGGTATGTGCGAGCAGCAGCGGGGTCGCGTTCTCGTGCCGCGAGCGGATGTGGAGGAAGCGGATCGTCTGGCCGTCGATCTCGGTGGTGAACTGCGGGTGGGCGTTGAGCCGCTCCTGCGCGGCAGCCCAGTCGAACTCCCGCCACGCGGTCAGCGCCTCGCGCAGGAAGTGGTTCGGGGTGCCGGCGTCCCAGTCGTCGACGGGCGCGGTGCGGGGCAGGCGCGTGCGGGCGAGGCGGTCGCGGAGGTCGGCGACCTCGGCGTCGAAGACGTCGACGGAGAAGGGGCGGAAGGCGAGGGTCGTGGTGTTCATGTCTCCGACGATAGAAGCCCATTAGGCTGGATACGTTCCTAATGATTCGGCGACTTTCGGAGGCCTCATGGCGGACCCGACCGCACGGCTCCTGGCGCTGCTCGCCCTGCTGCAGACGGGTTCGGAGCGATCCGGCAGCGAGCTCGCGCAGCGGCTCCGCGTCTCACCCCGCACCGTGCGCCACGACGTCGAGCGCCTCCGCGAACTCGGATACCCGGTCGACGCCCGTCGCGGCTCCACCGGCGGCTACCGGCTCGGGGCGGGCGGCAAGCTCCCCCCGCTGCTGCTCGACGACGAGGAGGCGGTGGCGGTGACCGTCGGCCTGCGCGCCGCCGCCGGCATCGCGGGCATCGCCGACTCCGGCGCGAGAGCGCTCGCCAAGCTCGAACAGGTCCTCCCCTCGCACCTGCGCCCCACCGTCGACGCACTGCGCACGAGCGTCGACCGCGCGCCGGAGAACAACGACACCGACGCGCCAGACCCGGAGGTCGACGCTGCCGTGCTGCGGGCCGTCGCGGGAGCGATCCGCGACCAGGAGTGGCTGCGCTTCGACTACGACGGCCGCCCAGTGCTGGTCGAGCCGTACCGCCTGCTCACCTGGGTGCGACGCTGGTACCTCGTGGCCCGCGACCCGCAGACGAGCGAATGGGGCACGTACCGCGTGGACTGGATGGAGCCGCGGATGCCGACCCGCCGCCGCTTCGACCCGCAGCCGTTGCCCGGGGGCGACTACACCGCGTTCGCCATGCGCACCATCGCCGTGAGCGGCTGGCAGGTGCACGCGCGACTGCGCATCGACGCGCCCGCCGAGGCCGTGCTCGACCGCATCCACGCCGCGGTCGGCGTGGTCGAGCCGGTCGACGAGGAACACTGCATCCTCGTCACCGGCGCCGACAGCCTCGACACGATCGCCGCCTACATCGGGATGCTGATGATGGACTTCACGGTCGAGTCGCCGCCCGAACTGCTGCCCCGACTCCAGCTGCTGTCGGAGCGGTATGCCAGGGCCGTCGCGGGCTCCTGACCCGGAGCTCAGGCCCCGCGCAGGCGCTCCGCGAGGTACGCGTGCAGGCCGTCGATCGGCACCCGCTCCTGCGCCATCGTGTCGCGGTCGCGCACCGTGACAGCCCGGTCGTCGAGCGAGTCGAAGTCGACCGTCACGCAGAACGGGGTGCCGATCTCGTCCTGACGACGGTAGCGGCGACCGATCGCGCCGGCGTCGTCGAAGTCCACGGCCCACGAGCCGCGCAGGGTGTCGGCAACCTCGCGCGCGAGCGGCGACAGGTTCTCGTTGCGGCTGAGCGGCAGCACCGCGGCCTTGACGGGAGCCAGACGCGGGTCGAGCTTGAGCACCGTGCGGGTGTCGGTGCCGCCCTTGGCGTTGGGCACCTGCTCCTCCACATACGCGTCGACGAGGAACGCCATCATGGCTCGCGTGAGGCCGAACGACGGCTCGATCACGTACGGCGTGTAGCGCTCGCCCGTCGCCTGGTCGAAGTAGGTCAGGCTCTGGCCGGACGCCTCGCTGTGACTGGAGAGGTCGTAGTCGGTGCGGTTGGCGACGCCCATGAGCTCGCCCCACTCCTTGCCCGCGAAACCGAAGCGGTACTCCACGTCGATCGTGCCGGCGGAGTAGTGCGCGCGGTCCTCCTCGGGCACGTCGAACTGCCGCATGTTCTCCGGGTCGATGCCGAGGTCGATGAACCAGTTCCAGCACGCCTCGACCCAGTGGTCGAACCACTGCGGGGCCTCGGCGGGCGGCGTGAAGAACTCGATCTCCATCTGCTCGAACTCGCGCGTACGGAAGATGAAGTTGCCGGGGGTGATCTCGTTGCGGAACGCCTTGCCGACCTGGCCGATGCCGAACGGCGGCTTCTTGCGGCTCGCGGTGAGCACGTTGGAGAAGTTGACGAAGATGCCCTGCGCGGTCTCGGGACGCAGGTAGTACAGGCCGGACTCGTCATCGACCACGCCGAGGTACGTCTTCACCAGACCGGAGAACGCCTTGGGCTCGGTGTACTGGCCCTTGGTGCCGCAGTTCGGGCACGGGATGTCGGCGAGACCGTTCTCGGCCTTGCGGCCCTTGCGCGCCTCGAAGTCCTCGATCAGGTTGTCGGCGCGGAAGCGCTTGTGGCACTGCAGGCACTCCACCAGCGGGTCGGTGAAGGTGGCGACGTGACCCGACGCCTCCCACACGCGCTTGGGCAGGATGATGCTGGAGTCGAGGCCGACCATGTCGCCACGGCCGCGCACGAACGTCTGCCACCACTGGCGACGGATGTTCTCCTTGAGCTCGGTGCCGAGGGGTCCGTAGTCCCAGGCCGACCGGGAACCGCCGTAGATCTCACCCGCCTGGAACACGAACCCGCGGTGGCGGGCGAGGGCGATGACCTTGTCAAGACGGGACTGTTCGGCCACGGTGGCTCCAATGGTCGGATGCGGAGAACGCCCGTGAGCACGGGCATCCCCATTCTATCGGTGGTCGCAGCGCGCCCCCTGGCCGCGGTCGCCGCCGGAGAGTACCGTCCCACGCATGAGCACCACCGAGCGACAGCCCGCTTCCCGCGACGAGGACACCCGCTTCTTCGGGCAGCCCTGGCCCCTCGTGCACGTCTTCGGCGTCGAGATGTGGGAGCGCTTCAGCTTCTATGGCATGCAGGGCATCCTGCTCATCTACCTCTACCACTCGGTCACGCAGGGCGGTCTCGGTCTGCCCGAGGCCACGGCCGGCGGGATCCTCGGCGCGTACGGCGGCTCGGTCTACCTCGCGACGATCCTCGGCGCCTGGCTCGCCGACCGGCTGTTCGGCTCGGAGCGCGTGCTGTTCGTGAGCGCGATGGTGATCGTCGCCGGGCACCTCGCGCTCGCCCTGCTGCCGGGCTTCGTGGGCGTCGGGGTCGGACTCGTGCTCGTGGCGCTCGGCTCCGGCGGCCTCAAGGCCAACGCGACCGCGGTCGTCGGCACCCTCTACGCCCCGGACGACGTGCGCCGCGACGCCGGGTTCTCGCTGTTCTATCTGGGCATCAACCTCGGCGCCTTCCTCGGGCCGATCCTCACCGGTCTGCTCCAGTCCACGCTCGGGTTCCACTGGGGCTTCGGACTCGCCGCGCTCGGGATGACGCTCGGCCTCGTGCAGTACGCGTTCGGACGGCGCGGGCTCCCGGACACGGCGCGCGAGGTGCCCAACCCGCTGCCCCGCTCGCGCTACCCGCTGGTGGGGATCATCGCGGGCGGCGCCGTGCTCGTCATCGCCGTGTGCGTGCTCACCGGGCTGATCCACGCCGACAACCTCGCACTCATCGTGATCATCGGCACGATCGTCGCGGCGATCGCCTACTTCGCGGTCATCCTGTCCAGCCACCGCATCGACGCCACCGAGCGCTCGCGCGTCTGGAGCTTCGTCCCGCTGTTCCTCACCAGCGTGGCGTTCTGGTCGTTGTACCAGCAGCAGTTCACCGTGCTGACCGTCTACTCCGACAAGCGCCTGGACCGGAACCTGTTCGGGTGGGAGATGCCGGTGTCGTGGGTGCAGTCCATCAACCCGGTGTTCATCATCATCCTGTCGGGCGTCTTCGCCGCGATCTGGACCAAGCTCGGCACCCGGCAGCCGTCGACGCCGGTGAAGTTCGGGCTCGCCGCCATCATCATGGGCGCGGCGTTCCTGCTGTTCCTGCCGTTCTCCGGGGGCGGCGAGAACTCCACGCCGCTGCTGGCGATCGTCGGCATCCTCTTCGTGTTCACGGTCGCCGAGCTGCTGCTGTCCCCCGTCGGGCTCTCCGCCTCGACCAAGCTCGCCCCCGCGGTGTTCCACACGCAGATGGTGGCGCTGTTCTTCCTGTCGGTGGCGCTGGGCACGGCGATCGCCGGGTGGCTCGTGCAGTTCTACGACCCCGAGAACGAGGTGCCGTTCTTCTCGATCCTCGGCGGGATCGCGATCCTCGTCGGCGTCGGGATGCTGCTGAGCGTGAAGCCGGTGCTGCGCCTCATGCGCGGCGTGCGCTGAGCCGCGCCGTCACCCGGCGAGGGGCTCAGGCGGTGAACAGGTAGCCGCGCCCCGACTCGAAACCGGCGATCCGCAGCCCGCTGCCGAGCAGACCCTCCATCTGCGCGCGCAGCCGCAGCCGCCACTCGTGCGCGGCCGCCGGGTCGGAGACCCGCATCGCCTCGATGTCGTCCGGGATCTCCAGGGTCTCCACGACATCACCATCGGCCGGGGGCTTGGCGATGTCGGCCAGCGCCCACTCGACATCGAGCCGGTCGCTCTCATCGCCCGCGTCACCGCCGCCGAAGATGCCGTAGCGGTTCACGGAGTAGCCGGTGGCGCGGGCCCCGAGCACCGAGAAGAAGAAGTGCGCGTTGCGGGCCACGAGCGGGTCGAACACCCACGTGATGCGGCCGACGTCGCGCGAGAACGCCCACTGCCGCTGGTGCTCCTTCAGCTCGCGACCCCAGCCGCGGCCGCGGTACTCCGGCAGCAGCGCCGTGATGTGCGAGTGCATCGCCCGGCGGGCCGGTTCGCCGAAGAACGCGATGGACGCACCGACCATGCGCTCCTCATCGCCCTCGCCGTCGAAGAACCCGACGACGTAGTTGCCCGACTGCTGCAGGGCGCGGAGGGTGCCGGCATCGACCACGCGCTGCGGACCCCGGATGGAGTCGAGCAGGCCCTGCGCGTCGAGGATGAGTTCAACGGTGTCGAGGTCACGGATGGTACGCACGGCTCCAGTCTGCCCCTCCACGGCGGGTTCGCGGAAACCCGGGCGGGCCTCAGCGGTACGGGAACGCCTCTCCCCCGCCCGCGGCGAGCGCATCGGCGACGACGCGGAGGTGCTCCGACGCCATCTCGGGCGGCAGCGGGGGAAGGATCTCGTCCCAGAACGCGAGCACCGCGCCGCGCCCCTGCATCATGCCGGCGGGGCGCCCCATCGCCCACATGTGGAAGTGCGCGGAACCATCGTTCCAGCGTCCGAAGTGACAGCGGGCGACCCCGGGGACGCTCTTCACCGCCTGCGACACCCGCTGCAGCAGCGGGCCCAGCGCCGCGAGAACGTCATGCGGGGCGTCCTCGAGCAGCCAGTGCTCGCGCGGGGCGACGCCGCCGATGAACGGCAGGCCGCCGACGTCCCAGCCGGCGCGCACCTGCCAGAGGTCGTCGTGCCAGATCGTGTGCGGGCTCGGACCGCAGTGCCCGCACTCGCGCGGGTCGAGCTCCCCCGCCCTCGGCTCCTCCGGCACCAGCATCGGCTCGAGCGGTCGCATCGTCACCGTCTCGAAGGCCCACGGCAGACCGTCGGCGATCGCCGAGGCGTCGAGCACCTCTCCGATCGGCAGCCGGCGGTGGAACGGGGAATCGGCCGGGTGCTGCGTGGGTGGGGCGTCGTCGCTCATCCGTTCATGCAACCACGGCACTGTCCACCCGGTCACACGGCGCGCAGGGCATCGCGGTCGAGCTGCGCGACCGCGGTCAGCCCGGCGAGGCCGAGGGTGATGTCGAGCTCGGCGAGCACGTTCCGCACCACCTGCCGCACCCCCTGCTCACCCGCGATGCCGAGGCCGTAGGCGTACGGCCGACCGAGCGCGACCATCGTCGCACCGAGGGCGAGGGCGATCGCGACGTCGGCCCCGCCGCGCACCCCGGAGTCGAACACGATCGGCACCCGCCCGGCCACCTGCTCCGCGATCGTCGGCAGCACGTCGAGGGTGGGCACGGACCGGTCGATCTGGCGTCCGCCGTGGTTGGAGATCCAGATGCCGTCCACGCCCGCGTCCAGCGCGCGCTGCGCATCCTCCGGGTGCACGATGCCCTTGAGGATGATCGGCAGCGTGGTCCACTCGCGCGCCTTCGCGAGGTCGTCCCACGTGAGCGCGGGGGTGGAGAACACGTCGAGGAACGTCTCGACGGCCGCCCGCGGCAACGGCGAGCGCAGGTTGTCGCGCAGGCGTCCGCCCTCGGTGAGGGCCGCGCCCTTCCTGGCGATGCTGAGCGCGGCGGCGACTGCTGTCGGGGTGACCTTCACCGCGGAGGCGTCGCTCTTCGGGGCGGCCGCCCGCTGTCGCACGAGCTCGCGGAACACGGGATCGCTGGTGTACTGCGCGATGCCCAGGCCGCGGGTGAACGGCAGGTAGGCGAGGTCGAGGTCCCGCGTGCGCCACCCCAGCAGGTGCGTGTCGAGCGTGACGACGATCGCCTCGCAGCCGGACGCCGCGGCGCGGGCGAGCAGGGAACGGTTCAGGTCGTCCGACGACGACCAGTACAGCTGGAACAGCCGTGACCCGGACGGCGCCGCGGCCGCCACATGCTCCATCGGGAGCGACGCCTGGTTCGACAGCGCGTACGGGACGCCGAGGGAGGCGGCGGCGCGGGCGACCGCACGGTCGGCGTCGGGGTGCGCGAGCTCCATGACCCCGAGCGGCGCGAGGATCAGCGGGCTCGTCCGTCGTGTCCCGAGGAACTCGACGCCGAGGTCGCGTTCGCTGACGTCGCGCAGCGGCCGCGGCCAGACCTGCCACCGATCGAACGCCGCCCGGTTCGCCGTCACCGTGTGCTCCGCTCCCGCACCCCCGGCGATGTACGCGAAGGCCTCGGCGCTCAGCGTCTTCCGCGCCGCCTCCTCCAGCGCGGCCGGGGCGACCGGGACGGCCGGTCGGGTGCCGCTGATCCCGGCGCGATAGATGTCGGACTGGGTACGCCGGGAGATGCCGCGGTGGGCGGCGGGATCGTCCGGAGCGACGCTGCTCGTGACCATGACCACATGCTGGCCACGGCCGAACGGCCCCGCACCGCGCACGGGCCGATAGCCTGGGCCGGTGGGTGCGAGCGACGACAGAGCCAGGAAGCGCCTCTCCCGCACCCCGCCCCGGTGGGCGATCATCGCGGTGCTGGCCTTCGCGGGCCTGTGTTCGTCGTTCATGTTCACGCTCGTCGTGCCGCTGCAGGCCGAGCTGCCGCAGCTGCTGAACGCCTCGCGCGAAGACACCACGTGGGTCGTCACGATCACGCTGCTCGTCGCCGCCGTCGCCACCCCGATCTCGGGCCGCCTCGGCGACATGTACGGCAAGCGCCGCGTGGTCATCGTGCTGCTCGCGATCCTGATCCTCGGCTCCGTGATCGCCGCCGTGTCCGG of the Microbacterium sufflavum genome contains:
- a CDS encoding epoxide hydrolase family protein, which codes for MNTTTLAFRPFSVDVFDAEVADLRDRLARTRLPRTAPVDDWDAGTPNHFLREALTAWREFDWAAAQERLNAHPQFTTEIDGQTIRFLHIRSRHENATPLLLAHTYPGSSVDYLDLIDRLTDPEAHGGRAEEAFHLVIPDAPGYGFSQPLASAGWTVAKVAAAYDRLMRGLGYDSYGIHGSDNGAMVARELGLLAPEGFLGLHVLQLFSFPSGDPAEFEKLEPQDYAGLEHMQWFQSVGGYNAMNASRPQTVAVGLSDSPVGLLAYSELFTSFGNGTSLVPLESILLEVSVNWFANAASGMSRSYLENARAEAEPQVNHARTGVAVFADDFQTIRVFAERDNDNIVHWSRFDEGGHFAALERPDLLAADLRVFFADPR
- a CDS encoding helix-turn-helix transcriptional regulator, which codes for MADPTARLLALLALLQTGSERSGSELAQRLRVSPRTVRHDVERLRELGYPVDARRGSTGGYRLGAGGKLPPLLLDDEEAVAVTVGLRAAAGIAGIADSGARALAKLEQVLPSHLRPTVDALRTSVDRAPENNDTDAPDPEVDAAVLRAVAGAIRDQEWLRFDYDGRPVLVEPYRLLTWVRRWYLVARDPQTSEWGTYRVDWMEPRMPTRRRFDPQPLPGGDYTAFAMRTIAVSGWQVHARLRIDAPAEAVLDRIHAAVGVVEPVDEEHCILVTGADSLDTIAAYIGMLMMDFTVESPPELLPRLQLLSERYARAVAGS
- a CDS encoding glycine--tRNA ligase; this encodes MAEQSRLDKVIALARHRGFVFQAGEIYGGSRSAWDYGPLGTELKENIRRQWWQTFVRGRGDMVGLDSSIILPKRVWEASGHVATFTDPLVECLQCHKRFRADNLIEDFEARKGRKAENGLADIPCPNCGTKGQYTEPKAFSGLVKTYLGVVDDESGLYYLRPETAQGIFVNFSNVLTASRKKPPFGIGQVGKAFRNEITPGNFIFRTREFEQMEIEFFTPPAEAPQWFDHWVEACWNWFIDLGIDPENMRQFDVPEEDRAHYSAGTIDVEYRFGFAGKEWGELMGVANRTDYDLSSHSEASGQSLTYFDQATGERYTPYVIEPSFGLTRAMMAFLVDAYVEEQVPNAKGGTDTRTVLKLDPRLAPVKAAVLPLSRNENLSPLAREVADTLRGSWAVDFDDAGAIGRRYRRQDEIGTPFCVTVDFDSLDDRAVTVRDRDTMAQERVPIDGLHAYLAERLRGA
- a CDS encoding peptide MFS transporter, with the translated sequence MSTTERQPASRDEDTRFFGQPWPLVHVFGVEMWERFSFYGMQGILLIYLYHSVTQGGLGLPEATAGGILGAYGGSVYLATILGAWLADRLFGSERVLFVSAMVIVAGHLALALLPGFVGVGVGLVLVALGSGGLKANATAVVGTLYAPDDVRRDAGFSLFYLGINLGAFLGPILTGLLQSTLGFHWGFGLAALGMTLGLVQYAFGRRGLPDTAREVPNPLPRSRYPLVGIIAGGAVLVIAVCVLTGLIHADNLALIVIIGTIVAAIAYFAVILSSHRIDATERSRVWSFVPLFLTSVAFWSLYQQQFTVLTVYSDKRLDRNLFGWEMPVSWVQSINPVFIIILSGVFAAIWTKLGTRQPSTPVKFGLAAIIMGAAFLLFLPFSGGGENSTPLLAIVGILFVFTVAELLLSPVGLSASTKLAPAVFHTQMVALFFLSVALGTAIAGWLVQFYDPENEVPFFSILGGIAILVGVGMLLSVKPVLRLMRGVR
- a CDS encoding GNAT family N-acetyltransferase, whose protein sequence is MRTIRDLDTVELILDAQGLLDSIRGPQRVVDAGTLRALQQSGNYVVGFFDGEGDEERMVGASIAFFGEPARRAMHSHITALLPEYRGRGWGRELKEHQRQWAFSRDVGRITWVFDPLVARNAHFFFSVLGARATGYSVNRYGIFGGGDAGDESDRLDVEWALADIAKPPADGDVVETLEIPDDIEAMRVSDPAAAHEWRLRLRAQMEGLLGSGLRIAGFESGRGYLFTA
- a CDS encoding alpha-hydroxy-acid oxidizing protein codes for the protein MVTSSVAPDDPAAHRGISRRTQSDIYRAGISGTRPAVPVAPAALEEAARKTLSAEAFAYIAGGAGAEHTVTANRAAFDRWQVWPRPLRDVSERDLGVEFLGTRRTSPLILAPLGVMELAHPDADRAVARAAASLGVPYALSNQASLPMEHVAAAAPSGSRLFQLYWSSSDDLNRSLLARAAASGCEAIVVTLDTHLLGWRTRDLDLAYLPFTRGLGIAQYTSDPVFRELVRQRAAAPKSDASAVKVTPTAVAAALSIARKGAALTEGGRLRDNLRSPLPRAAVETFLDVFSTPALTWDDLAKAREWTTLPIILKGIVHPEDAQRALDAGVDGIWISNHGGRQIDRSVPTLDVLPTIAEQVAGRVPIVFDSGVRGGADVAIALALGATMVALGRPYAYGLGIAGEQGVRQVVRNVLAELDITLGLAGLTAVAQLDRDALRAV